The sequence TCGGGGCCACGTAAAACGCACTACCTGTACAGGAAAGGAAGCCGGATGCAAAAACTTAGCACGCCACTGACTCTGTTCTTTACGTTAACAGTGATGATCGGTTTCGGCTGTTCCGGCGGCAGCGACCAAAAAACCAACACGCCGCCAATCGACTCGGCGGCCGTCGCTGCCGCCCCGTCCGACAGTATCGTGATCACGATTGTCGCCTCCGACACGGTTGATGCGTTTTCAGTTCTGCAGGAATCGCACAGCGTGAAATCAAAGGCAACCGCGCTGGGCGTCTTTGTCCAGGCAATCGACTCGATCGAGAGCGGCGGCGGGGCGTACTGGGTCTTTTCGGTCAACGACAGCCTTCCGATGGTTGCCGCCGACAAGTATCAAGTCGTTCCCGGCGATACGGTTCGATGGCACTTGCGATATTCATCACGCTGACCGGGTCGCCAATTATCACTGGTTTTTAGGTGTTCGAAGCATATATTCAGTCTCATGATCGAAACCGTTCTCAAGCGAATCGCCGCCGGTGACTTTTTCCTGATAGCCGGACCGTGCGTAATCGAATCGGAAGAAATCTGCTTCGAAGTCGCCAACGCCGTCGCGAAGCTCTGTGCTCAACATGACATCCCGTACATCTTCAAGGCTTCGTATCGAAAGGCCAACCGCACCTCGGCGTCGTCCTACACCGGTCCCGGTTTTGACGAGGGTCTGGCGATCCTCTTGAAGATCCGCAATGACCTGAACCTGCCGATCCTGACCGACATCCACGAGACGACCGAAATAGAAGCGGTCGCCAAAGTCGCCGATATCCTGCAAATTCCGGCGTTTCTCTCGCGCCAGACCGAGCTGCTCGCTGCCGCCGGACGTACCGGCCGCTGGGTCAATATCAAGAAGGGGCAGTTTCTCGCGCCCGATGATATGCAGCATGCGGTCAAAAAAACCGGCGCCGCCAAAGTCATGCTGACGGAGCGGGGTAGCAGTTTCGGCTATCACAATCTCGTCGTCGATTTCCGCTCGCTCCTTATCATGAAGCAGTATGGCCTGACCGTTTTCGATGCAACCCATTCGCTCCAGCTCCCAAGCGGCGCCGGCAGCGTCTCCGGCGGCCAACCGGAGTTCGTGATCCCGATGGCCCGCGCGGCGGTTGCTGTGGGGGTCAACGGTCTCTTTGTGGAGACCCACCCGAATCCGGCTGCGGCTCTTTCCGATTCCGGCTCCATGCTCCCGCTTGACCGCATGGAGGAGCTTCTTCAAAACGTAATGGCCATTCGGAAAGCAGGGGTATAGCACGATGGCAAAGACCGTACTAACTCGCGACCAGTTTATCGCACGTCTCAAAGATATCAAACTGCTGGCGCTTGATGTCGACGGTGTCCTGACCGATGACACCATCTTTTTTGGTCCCGACGGCCTTGAATTGAAACGATTTAACATATCCGATGGCCTCATGATCGTGCTCGGCATGCGGGCCGGGCTGGA is a genomic window of Bacteroidota bacterium containing:
- a CDS encoding DUF4430 domain-containing protein, encoding MQKLSTPLTLFFTLTVMIGFGCSGGSDQKTNTPPIDSAAVAAAPSDSIVITIVASDTVDAFSVLQESHSVKSKATALGVFVQAIDSIESGGGAYWVFSVNDSLPMVAADKYQVVPGDTVRWHLRYSSR
- the kdsA gene encoding 3-deoxy-8-phosphooctulonate synthase, which codes for MIETVLKRIAAGDFFLIAGPCVIESEEICFEVANAVAKLCAQHDIPYIFKASYRKANRTSASSYTGPGFDEGLAILLKIRNDLNLPILTDIHETTEIEAVAKVADILQIPAFLSRQTELLAAAGRTGRWVNIKKGQFLAPDDMQHAVKKTGAAKVMLTERGSSFGYHNLVVDFRSLLIMKQYGLTVFDATHSLQLPSGAGSVSGGQPEFVIPMARAAVAVGVNGLFVETHPNPAAALSDSGSMLPLDRMEELLQNVMAIRKAGV